A region from the Gemmatimonadota bacterium genome encodes:
- a CDS encoding Gfo/Idh/MocA family oxidoreductase, translated as MSDRILRWGVLSTANIGRAAVVPALHASPRSRVEAVASRDQARARQFAEANRIPRGVGSYQALLDDPEIDAVYIPLPNSLHLEWTRKAAEAGKHVLCEKPLGLGARECLEMDRVARVHDVRLMEAFMYRFHPRSERLLEMVGSGALGDLRMIRSTFTFRLTRPDNIRLDPGLGGGALLDVGCYCVNVSRMVAGREPLAVQATARWSERGVDEELTGTLFFEGGLVARFDCALTMERCEQVEVAGTDAWLRIPQAFLPGTNDCVIEEHRGRSGREDHLVPGADEYLRMVEHFEDAVLDGLPLRYDAREAARNLKVIEAIYVSARAQGARVDLDREAR; from the coding sequence ATGTCCGACCGGATCTTGCGCTGGGGTGTGCTGAGCACGGCGAACATCGGTCGCGCAGCCGTCGTTCCCGCCCTGCACGCGTCCCCTCGGAGTCGCGTGGAGGCGGTCGCCAGTCGAGACCAGGCACGGGCCCGTCAGTTCGCCGAGGCCAACCGCATTCCCCGGGGCGTGGGGAGTTACCAGGCCTTGCTCGACGATCCCGAGATCGACGCCGTCTACATCCCGCTCCCCAACAGCTTGCACCTGGAGTGGACCCGGAAAGCCGCCGAGGCGGGCAAGCACGTGCTCTGCGAGAAGCCACTGGGCCTCGGCGCCCGGGAGTGCCTGGAGATGGACCGGGTGGCCCGCGTGCACGACGTGCGGCTCATGGAGGCGTTCATGTACCGCTTCCACCCGCGCAGCGAGCGCCTGTTGGAGATGGTCGGGTCGGGTGCCCTGGGAGACCTTCGCATGATCCGCAGCACGTTCACGTTCCGACTGACACGCCCCGACAACATACGCCTCGATCCCGGCCTCGGTGGTGGGGCCCTGCTGGACGTGGGATGCTATTGCGTCAACGTGAGTCGCATGGTTGCGGGTCGTGAGCCTCTGGCGGTCCAGGCCACCGCGCGCTGGAGCGAGCGCGGCGTGGACGAGGAGCTCACCGGGACGCTCTTCTTCGAGGGAGGTCTCGTGGCCCGTTTCGACTGCGCGCTCACCATGGAGCGTTGCGAGCAGGTGGAGGTCGCCGGGACCGACGCCTGGCTCCGAATCCCGCAGGCTTTCCTGCCGGGAACGAACGACTGCGTGATCGAGGAGCATCGGGGGCGGTCCGGGCGCGAAGACCACCTCGTGCCCGGCGCGGATGAATACCTACGGATGGTGGAGCACTTCGAGGACGCCGTCCTCGACGGACTCCCGCTGCGGTACGATGCCCGCGAGGCGGCGCGCAACCTGAAGGTGATCGAAGCGATCTATGTATCCGCGCGGGCGCAGGGTGCGCGTGTGGATCTCGATCGGGAGGCGCGGTGA
- a CDS encoding Gfo/Idh/MocA family oxidoreductase, translating to MPERLRVGVIGAGRWSNTAHLPGFHRSPACDLVAICDRDLDLAQARAAQYGIPDVYTDAEDLLGRDDLDVIDVVTRGDHQELVFATLQAGKHCLVEKPVCHDYRDVWLAHRLAESKGLKTKVGLTFRYAPAVMYMFDLIREGFIGQPYIFNGYEQNSQWLDPDNPMDKRIHKTKPVDEAPWGTDLSREGITVSSLEGYGAPTIDIGLECVGADLTQVVGILANMVPYRRRTNLDSERERINIDDADMFMGEAANGALFSMQSSYVTVGNYPGIEARIFGSEGALIVRLVEEFGVIQTLHAAQPDAVEFVPLEIPDRYFPPGYQETDAWGTAFYGNLVHNFLEEITDGGPVNQGDFAQSARVQEIINAVALSHREHRWVSLPLEGEDGAALPASPF from the coding sequence ATGCCTGAACGACTCCGGGTCGGCGTGATCGGCGCAGGGCGCTGGTCCAACACGGCCCACCTTCCTGGCTTCCACCGCTCGCCGGCGTGCGACCTCGTCGCCATCTGCGACCGAGACCTCGATCTCGCACAGGCCCGTGCCGCCCAGTATGGCATCCCCGACGTGTACACCGACGCGGAGGATCTGCTGGGGCGCGACGACCTGGACGTCATCGATGTGGTGACCCGCGGCGATCACCAGGAGCTCGTCTTCGCCACGCTCCAGGCCGGCAAGCACTGTCTGGTCGAGAAGCCGGTCTGTCACGACTACCGCGATGTGTGGCTCGCGCACCGCCTGGCGGAGTCCAAGGGCCTCAAGACCAAGGTCGGGCTGACCTTCCGCTACGCCCCCGCGGTGATGTACATGTTCGACCTCATCCGGGAGGGTTTCATTGGGCAGCCGTACATCTTCAACGGGTACGAGCAGAACTCGCAGTGGCTCGACCCGGACAACCCGATGGACAAGCGTATCCACAAGACGAAGCCCGTGGACGAAGCCCCATGGGGGACGGACCTGAGCCGCGAAGGCATCACCGTCTCCTCGCTCGAAGGCTACGGTGCCCCCACCATCGACATCGGGTTGGAGTGCGTGGGAGCGGACCTGACGCAGGTGGTGGGGATTCTTGCCAACATGGTCCCCTACCGCCGCCGCACCAACCTCGACAGCGAGCGCGAGCGCATCAACATCGACGACGCGGACATGTTCATGGGCGAGGCTGCGAATGGAGCACTGTTCTCCATGCAGTCCTCCTATGTCACGGTCGGAAACTACCCGGGAATCGAGGCCAGGATCTTCGGCTCGGAAGGAGCGTTGATCGTCCGGCTCGTCGAGGAGTTCGGTGTCATCCAGACCTTGCACGCGGCCCAGCCGGATGCCGTGGAGTTCGTGCCGCTGGAGATCCCCGATCGCTACTTCCCGCCCGGCTACCAGGAAACCGACGCATGGGGCACCGCCTTCTACGGCAACCTCGTTCACAATTTCCTGGAGGAGATCACGGACGGCGGCCCGGTCAATCAAGGTGACTTTGCGCAGAGCGCGCGTGTTCAGGAGATCATCAACGCCGTAGCGCTGTCGCACCGGGAGCATCGTTGGGTCTCGCTCCCCTTGGAGGGGGAGGACGGCGCTGCACTGCCGGCCAGCCCCTTCTGA
- a CDS encoding TfoX/Sxy family protein, with translation MSADPGLVQRIREALAQRSDVVEKRMFGGVAFMVRGHMCCGVANDDLMLRVGAERYPEALTRPHAREMDFTKKPLKGFVYVAPAGIETDNALESWLAWALEFVESLPPK, from the coding sequence ATGTCCGCTGATCCGGGTCTTGTCCAGCGCATCCGCGAAGCCCTCGCCCAGCGCTCGGATGTCGTGGAGAAGCGCATGTTCGGCGGGGTCGCCTTCATGGTCCGCGGTCACATGTGCTGTGGCGTGGCCAACGACGACCTCATGTTGAGGGTGGGGGCGGAGCGCTACCCTGAGGCTCTGACCCGTCCGCATGCGCGGGAGATGGATTTCACCAAGAAGCCGTTGAAAGGCTTCGTCTACGTGGCGCCTGCGGGCATCGAAACGGACAACGCTCTCGAGTCCTGGTTGGCCTGGGCGCTCGAGTTCGTGGAGTCTCTGCCTCCCAAATAG